One Paraclostridium sordellii genomic window, ATTTAATTATTAAGAAAATAGGCCTAAGAATATATGTGATCATAAAATCATAATTATAGAAACAGTAAAATTTAACATATCAAAAAATGTGCCCCCGGGGGGCACATTTTCTAATCTTTTTTATTTACAGGCTCTATAACTATCTTCTTCCCATCATAGGTTATCTCTACCTCTCTATTATCAACTGTGAGTCCTAAATCTCTAATCCACTTAACTGGTAATGCTATCCTAGTAACCTGTGCATTTTTAGATGCAGTTCCTCCAGACTTACTAAACATTATTTTTAAATTCCTCTTTTCAATACTCATATGAATCTCCTTAATTCATCTTGCCTTGATTTATATATATATTAAGTTGTTCATTTAAAAACTCCAATTCACTTTTTAGGCTATCTATTTCCTTTAAAGTAACTTCATCAATTATTGTGTTGTTAGCCATAAGACCTGTCACTTTATTCATTTCTCGCCTTACATTTTTAAGTCGTATTTTTAATTCTTGATTTATAGATATTACACTTTCATCTTGTTTTATACTTTCAAGTTCTTTTTTTAATTCTTTATTTTCTTTCTCTATTGTACTCTTGTCTCTCTCAAATCTAGTAGCTATTTCTTTCGCCTTTTCATTAGCTATTTTATTAACCTCATTGTCTAAGTTTTGACTAGCTGTATTTAACTTCTCAATTAAATTAGATTTTTCTTTTTCTAGTTCCCATTTATCATTTTCAAGTTGAATTAATTTTTCTTCTTTTAACTCTATTTCATCTTTTATATCTATATTTTCATTAGTATATTTTTTATCTAATTCATCTTTTATTTTTTCTATTTCTTTATTTATTTCATCTGATTTTTTTTCATTTTCACTGCTTAGTTTTTGAATTTCTTTTAAATATTCTTCTCTCTGTTTTAATAAGTCTTCCTTTTCTTTCTCTAACCTCTTAAATTCATTTTTAAGATTATTTGCCTCATTTTTTGAAATACTTACTTCACTATTTATAATATCTAATATTACACGTTGATTTTCTTCACTTAAAACTGCAAATTCACTTGCATTATTTATAGTTAATTTTCCTTGCTCTAAAACTGACTTTAATTCTGGTATTAAATTTTTATTTATAGTAGTATACCTACCTACCTGTGTAGGACTCAGTCCAGTATCTTTAGATATAATTTCTCTGATTCTACCTACAGTCTCACCTTTTTGCTTTTTTAATTTATATAATTCAGTTAATCTTTGAACTTGTTTTAATTTATCAGTTTCTGAAAGTTCTCTACTTTGTGCATTAGACTGTATTAACACTATTTCACTATCTAAGTCATTTAAATCAGAAATTTTACAAGGAACTTTTTTAAATTTTTCATCACCTTTGTCTACTAATTCTTTTAGCGCTGTATATCTTCTCTCTCCACTTATAATCTCATACTTTCCCTCTTTTATAGGTCTAACTACTAAGTTATGGTTAAGTCCGTTTATAGATATATCTTCAGCTAAATCTTCTATATCTACTATTTCATAAAAGTTCTTTTCATTTCTTACTATATTATCTATATCTATGTATTCAATCTTAAAATTTTCCTTTGCCTCAAGAGTTGAAAGTTTTTCAGTATTTTTTGATATCCCGTTTAACATACCTTCACTTAAACTAAATTTTTTGGCCATATTTAAAATACCTCCGCTACTAAATCTTTATAATCTTTACTTGCATTTGAATTTTTCTTATAATGCACTACAGGTATTTGTTCAAATGATGCTTCTGTAACTGATACATTTTGACGTATTGATGTATTAAACATTTTGTCTTTTAATATACTTTTTAATGCTTTTTTTATTTCTTTATTTACAGTTGTTGCTGTATCCATAGTTACAAAACAACCCTTAAATTGTAAGTTTGGATTAAACTCTTCTTTTATTTCATCAATACTTTCAAGTAAATATTCTAATCCGTCTAATGCAAATTTATCTATCTTTATAGGAACTATCACTTCATCACTCGCTACTAATGCATTTATAGTAATCATATTTAAGCTAGGAGGACAATCTATTATACAATAATCATATTTGTCTTCTATCTTATCTAAGACTCTCTTTAATCTATTTTGTTGATTTCTAGTTACATCCAATAATATTTTCTTTTCTGTAAAAGCTAAAGATATATTACTTGGAAGTATATCTATATTTTCATACTCTGTTTTCTTAATTACACTATCTATATCTATCTCTTTATCTAGTAAAATATCAGATACGCTAAGAGCATCTATATCATAAGCCTTAAACGACATAGTTAAGTTTGATTGTGCATCTACATCAACAACTAAAACTTTATTTCCTTTTTCTGAAAGTATTGCAGCTAAGTTTATAGCGCTTGTTGTTTTTGCTACACCGCCCTTTATATTAAGAACACTTATTTTTTTCATATTTACATTACTCCTTTTAGTTTTAATTTAATTATATTTATATAATACACTATTGGGTGCAAATATACAATATGTTATTTTCAAATAAAAATGTGTCCCCGGGGGACACATTTTATAAATTTTTATTATAAATAGTAGTATATATAATCTACCTATATTATATTTTTTATATATGGTAATTTCATAAATTTAAGTAATTTATATAGTTTATATATATGATCTATACGTATATATTATACGATACGTACTATTCTAACTAATCAATTAGATTAACTATATATACTAATTTCTAATTTGTGTTTTTTAATAATATTTATAATTTAGTTAATATACTTTCTTAAAATTATAAAATATTTTGCCAACTTATTTTAATTTTTATGTAAACCTTAGCTAATATATGTATACTTCCAAAAGCAAACAAATTAAAAAAATAAGATTTGACCTTCTTAAATTTTATTTCTTCTTTTTTATACTCAGAAATAATTTTATATTAGAAATAAAATTAGAGCCATTAAAATCTATTTTTTTGGATTTTAACGGCTTTTTTACTAGATACCTTTAAATGTGTTTTTAAAGAACTAGTTGGAGTGTCTAGTGAATTAAGAAATTATTTTACTAATTCAAAGAATAAAAGTCATAGTCAGAGAAATTTATAGAAAATATAAGGACTAATCTAATCCTTATATTTTAATCTCATTATTAAGTCTGGATATTTAATGTTAAATACTTTTTTAATATGTTTTTACCTTCTTTATCAAATCTAGTAAAATATTATTAATTAAATGTTTTTTACAACTATATTATATATGCATTTGCAAATCCTTTATCTTTAGCTAATTTAACTTGATTCATAGCATTATTTTTATCTTTATATGCACCAATACAAACTTTATATAACATATCATTTGTAGGTAATTCTAATTCAAGTAACTTTATTAAATTGTTTCTAATTGCTAAAGCTATAGCTTTGATATTATCATTAACATTTAAATCTTTTTCTGCATCTATATTAGATATAAAATCGACTTCAATTAAAGATGCTGGCATCTTAGTATTTTTTAAAACTGAAAGTTCTTTGCTTAATTTAACTCCTCTATTTCTAATATTAAAAATCTTTGAAATATCTTCACATACTCCACTAGAAAACTTATTTAATTTATCATTTTCATTTGAATACTGCCAAACCTCAACACCTCTAACGCTCTTGTTTTCTGTTGAATTAATATGAATAGACAAAAAATAGTCTGCTTTAAAATCATTTGCAATTTTTGCTCTTTCCATAAGTGAAATATTTCTATCTGATAACCTAGTAAACTTAAAATCTAAATCATAACTTTTTAGTAGTTCATTAAGAATCTTTCCTATATCTAAAACTTTATCTGCTTCATGAGTTTTATTTTGTCCAACTGCTCCTGGGTCACTTCCTCCATGACCTAAATCAATAACTAATTTTTTCATAAAATCCCCCTTCTGCTTATCCAGTAATTTATTCAATTTATATCTATAAGTTAATTATAAGATTTAGAAAGTGCTTTTTTAAAAAAAAGTAAAATATATTGATTTTATAAATAAAAAATAATAAAAAATATAAGAATATAAAATTTTTATTCTTACAGTCTCTATTTCTAAAAATAATTTAATTATAAACTTAATTTCAAAACAAATATCAACAGTAACCTATGCAATTAAACGTATATAAGTTGGATTTGATAATAACAAAGCTGAAAGTGAAATAATAGATAAAAAAATATAAACTTGCAAATAGTTTTAAATAATAAATTCAAAAAAAATAAAAGTATGTTTACATATTCATATAAAAATAATTCTTACTTTATGTAAGGTCAGTTAACTTAACCTTATTTGAAATAAAAATGTTAGGAGGGAATAATATATGAAAACTTAAATTCTAAAAAATTTAATATCAATATACTTTCATAAATAAGAGAAAGAATATAAGGTATTTTACAATTTAGATATAAGTGCTAAAAAAGATGTTATATAAAGGGGGAATTTTAATGAACTTAGTTAACAAAGCCCAATTACAAAAAATGGCATATGTAAAATTTCGTATTCAAGAAGATGAGTACGTAGCAATATTAAATGCTCTAGAAGAATATCACAACATGTCAGAAAGTAGTGTAGTTGAAAAGTATTTAAAATTAAAGGATATAAATAATCTCACAGATAATTACCTGAACACATATAAAAAATCTGGAAGGAATAAAGCCTTAAAAAAATTTAAAGAATATCTAACTATGGAAGTATTAGAGCTAAAAAACAATAGTCTAACTCCAGTCGAAAAAAATTTACATTTTATATGGATTGGAGGACAAATAAATGATACCGCTATCAACTATATAAATCAATGGAAAGATGTAAATAGCGATTATACAGTTAAAGTTTTTTATGATAGTAATGCATTTTTGATAAATACATTAAAGAAAACTATTGTTGAGTCAGCAACAAATAATACTCTTGAGTCATTTAGAGAAAACTTAAATGACCCTGAATTCGATTATAATAAATTTTATAGAAAACGTATGGAAATAATATATGATAAACAAAAACATTTTATAGATTATTATAAGTCTCAGATAGAAGAGAATCCTGAATTTATAATTGATAATATTATAAAAACATATCTCTCAAATGAGTATTCAAAAGACCTAGAAGCCCTTAATAAGTATATTGAAGAATCTTTAAATAAAATTACTGCTAATAATGGTAATGATATCAGAAATCTAGAAAAATTTGCTGATGAGGATTTGGTAAGATTATATAATCAAGAATTAGTAGAAAGATGGAATTTGGCTGCTGCTTCTGATATATTACGAATATCTATGTTAAAAGAAGATGGTGGTGTATATTTAGATGTTGACATGTTACCAGGTATACAACCAGATTTATTTAAATCTATAAACAAGCCTGATTCGATAACAAATACAAGTTGGGAAATGATAAAGTTAGAGGCTATAATGAAATATAAGGAATATATACCAGGGTATACGTCAAAGAATTTTGACATGTTAGATGAAGAAGTTCAACGCAGTTTTGAATCTGCTTTAAGTTCTAAATCAGATAAGTCAGAAATTTTTTTGCCACTTGATGATATAAAAGTATCCCCGTTAGAAGTAAAAATTGCATTTGCCAATAACTCTGTTATAAATCAAGCCTTAATTTCTTTAAAAGATTCCTATTGTAGTGATTTAGTAATAAATCAAATTAAAAATAGATATAAAATCTTGAACGACAACTTAAATCCATCCATTAATGAAGGTACTGACTTTAATACTACAATGAAAATTTTTAGTGACAAATTAGCATCTATTTCTAATGAAGATAATATGATGTTTATGATAAAAATTACAAATTATTTAAAAGTTGGATTTGCTCCAGATGTTAGAAGTACTATTAACTTAAGTGGACCTGGAGTATATACAGGAGCTTATCAAGATTTGTTAATGTTTAAAGATAATAGTACAAATATTCATTTACTAGAACCTGAGTTAAGAAATTTTGAGTTTCCTAAAACTAAAATTTCTCAATTAACAGAACAGGAAATAACTAGTTTATGGTCATTTAACCAAGCAAGAGCCAAGTCTCAATTTGAAGAATATAAAAAAGGTTATTTTGAAGGTGCACTTGGAGAAGATGATAATCTTGATTTTGCTCAAAATACAGTACTTGATAAAGATTATGTTTCTAAAAAAATATTATCATCAATGAAAACCCGAAATAAAGAATATATTCATTATATTGTTCAACTACAAGGAGATAAAATCAGCTATGAAGCATCATGTAACTTATTTTCAAAAGATCCTTATTCTAGTATACTATATCAGAAAAATATAGAAGGTTCAGAAACAGCATATTACTATTCTGTTGCAGATGCTGAGATAAAAGAAATAGATAAATATAGAATTCCATATCAAATTTCTAATAAACGTAAGATTAAATTAACTTTTATTGGTCATGGTAAATCTGAATTTAATACTGATACATTTGCCAATCTTGATGTAGATTCATTATCTTCTGAGATAGAAACAATATTAAATTTAGCTAAAGCAGATATTTCTCCTAAGTATATAGAAATAAATTTACTGGGATGTAACATGTTCAGCTACTCTATCAGCGCAGAAGAGACTTATCCTGGAAAACTTTTACTTAAAATTAAAGATAGAGTATCAGAATTAATGCCATCTATAAGTCAAGACTCTATTACAGTAAGTGCAAATCAATATGAAGTTAGAATAAATGAAGAAGGAAAAAGAGAAATATTAGATCATTCTGGTAAATGGATAAATAAAGAAGAAAGTATTATAAAGGATATTTCATCAAAAGAATATATATCATTTAATCCAAAAGAAAATAAAATTATAGTGAAATCTAAATATTTACATGAGCTGTCTACATTATTACAAGAAATTAGGAATAATGCCAATTCAAGTGATATTGATCTAGAAAAAAAAGTAATGTTAACAGAATGTGAGATAAATGTTGCTTCAAATATAGATAGACAGATTGTGGAAGGAAGAATTGAAGAAGCTAAAAATTTGACTTCTGACTCTATTAATTATATAAAAAATGAATTTAAACTAATAGAATCTATTTCTGATTCATTATATGATTTAAAACATCAAAATGGATTAGATGATTCTCATTTTATATCTTTTGAGGATATATCCAAGACTGAAAATGGATTTAGGATAAGGTTCATTAATAAAGAAACTGGAAACTCTATATTTATAGAAACTGAAAAAGAAATTTTCTCTGAATATGCTACTCATATATCTAAAGAAATTTCTAATATAAAAGATACTATATTTGATAATGTAAATGGCAAATTAGTAAAAAAAGTAAATCTAGATGCTGCACATGAAGTAAATACTCTAAATTCTGCCTTTTTTATACAATCATTAATCGAATATAATACTACTAAAGAATCACTTAGTAATTTAAGTGTAGCAATGAAGGTTCAAGTTTATGCTCAATTATTTAGTACTGGTTTAAATACTATTACAGATGCTTCTAAAGTTGTTGAGTTAGTATCAACTGCATTAGATGAAACTATAGACTTACTTCCTACATTATCTGAAGGATTACCTATAATTGCTACAATAATAGATGGTGTAAGCTTAGGCGCGGCAATTAAAGAACTCAGCGAAACAAATGACCCATTATTAAGACAAGAAATAGAAGCCAAGATAGGTATAATGGCTGTAAATTTAACAGCAGCTTCAACTGCAATCGTTACTTCAGCTTTAGGAATAGCTAGTGGTTTTAGCATACTTTTAGTTCCTTTGGCAGGAATTTCAGCAGGGATACCAAGTTTAGTAAACAATGAACTTATACTCCAAGATAAGGCAACAAAAGTTATAGATTATTTTAAACATATTTCATTAGCTGAGACTGAGGGAGCATTTACATTATTAGATGATAAAATAATTATGCCTCAAGATGACTTGGTATTATCAGAAATAGACTTTAATAATAATTCAATAACTTTAGGTAAATGTGAAATCTGGAGAGCTGAAGGTGGTTCAGGCCATACCTTAACTGATGATATAGATCATTTCTTTTCATCACCATCAATAACATATAGAAAACCATGGTTATCTATATATGATGTATTAAATATAAAAAAAGAAAAAATTGATTTTTCAAAAGATTTAATGGTATTACCTAATGCACCTAATAGGGTATTTGGTTATGAAATGGGATGGACACCAGGGTTCAGAAGTTTAGACAATGACGGCACTAAATTATTAGATCGTATAAGAGATCATTATGAAGGTCAATTTTATTGGAGATATTTCGCTTTTATAGCTGATGCTTTAATAACAAAATTAAAACCACGATATGAAGATACTAATGTAAGAATAAATCTAGATGGCAATACTAGAAGCTTTATAGTTCCAGTTATAACCACAGAACAAATAAGAAAAAATTTATCTTATTCTTTTTATGGTTCAGGGGGATCTTATTCATTATCTCTTTCTCCATATAATATGAATATAGATTTAAATCTAGTTGAAAATGATACTTGGGTTATAGATGTTGATAATGTTGTAAAAAACATCACTATAGAGTCAGATGAAATACAAAAAGGTGAATTAATAGAAAATATTTTATCTAAGCTAAATATTGAAGATAATAAAATTATTTTAAATAATCATACTATTAATTTCTATGGAGATATAAATGAAAGCAACAGATTTATATCTTTAACATTTTCAATTTTAGAGGATATAAATATAATTATAGAAATTGATTTAGTATCAAAATCTTATAAAATACTTCTTTCTGGTAATTGTATGAAATTGATAGAAAACTCATCTGATATTCAACAAAAGATAGATCATATAGGATTTAATGGTGAACATCAGAAATATATACCTTATAGTTATATAGATAATGAAACTAAATACAACGGTTTTATTGACTACTCTAAAAAAGAAGGTCTGTTTACAGCTGAATTTTCTAATGAATCCATTATAAGGAATATTTATATGCCTGATAGTAATAATTTATTTATATATTCTAGTAAAGATTTAAAAGATATTAGAATTATAAATAAAGGTGATGTTAAATTACTAATAGGAAATTACTTTAAAGATGATATGAAGGTATCACTTTCTTTCACTATAGAAGATACAAATACTATAAAGTTGAATGGTGTATATCTAGATGAAAATGGAGTAGCACAAATATTGAAATTTATGAATAATGCAAAAAGTGCTTTAAATACTTCAAACTCGTTAATGAATTTCTTAGAAAGTATCAATATAAAAAATATTTTCTACAATAATCTAGACCCTAATATCGAGTTTATACTAGATACTAATTTCATAATAAGTGGTAGCAATTCTATTGGGCAATTTGAACTTATCTGTGATAAAGATAAAAATATACAACCATATTTTATTAAGTTTAAAATAAAAGAAACTAGCTATACCTTATATGTAGGAAATAGACAAAATTTGATAGTGGAACCAAGTTATCACTTAGATGATTCTGGAAATATATCTTCAACTGTCATTAATTTCTCTCAGAAATATCTTTATGGAATAGACCGTTATGTTAATAAAGTTATAATTGCACCAAATTTATATACAGATGAAATAAATATAACACCTGTATATAAACCAAATTATATTTGTCCAGAAGTTATTATATTAGATGCAAATTATATAAACGAAAAAATAAATGTTAATATCAATGACTTATCTATACGATATGTATGGGATAATGATGGTAGTGATCTTATTCTTATAGCAAATAGTGAGGAAGATAATCAACCACAAGTTAAAATAAGATTTGTTAATGTCTTTAAAAGCGATACTGCAGCAGATAAGTTGTCTTTTAACTTCAGTGATAAGCAAGATGTATCTGTAAGTAAAATTATTTCAACATTTTCACTTGCAGCTTATAGCGATGGATTTTTTGACTATGAATTTGGTCTGGTTTCTTTAGATAATGATTACTTTTATATTAATAGTTTTGGAAATATGGTATCTGGATTAATATATATTAATGATTCATTATATTATTTCAAACCACCAAAAAATAACTTGATAACTGGATTCACAACTATAGATGGTAATAAATATTACTTTGACCCAACGAAGAGTGGAGCTGCATCAATAGGAGAAATAACAATTGATGGTAAAGATTATTACTTTAACAAACAAGGTATTTTGCAAGTAGGAGTTATAAATACATCTGATGGATTAAAGTATTTTGCTCCTGCTGGTACACTTGATGAAAACTTAGAGGGAGAATCAGTAAATTTTATTGGAAAATTAAATATTGATGGAAAAATTTATTATTTTGAAGATAATTATAGAGCCGCTGTAGAGTGGAAATTATTAGATGATGAAACATACTATTTCAATCCAAAAACAGGAGAAGCCCTTAAAGGTTTACATCAAATTGGTGATAATAAATATTATTTTGATGATAATGGAATTATGCAAACTGGTTTCATTACTATAAATGATAAGGTATTTTATTTTAATAATGATGGTGTGATGCAAGTTGGATATATTGAGGTAAATGGTAAATATTTTTATTTTGGCAAAAATGGAGAAAGACAATTAGGAGTATTTAATACTCCAGATGGATTTAAATTTTTTGGTCCTAAAGATGATGATTTAGGAACTGAAGAAGGGGAACTAACCTTATATAATGGTATATTGAATTTTAATGGGAAAATCTATTTTTTTGATATCTCAAATACAGCTGTAGTCGGATGGGGTACTCTTGATGATGGCTCTACATATTATTTCGATGATAATACAGCAGAAGCATGCATAGGTTTAACAGTAATTAATGATTGTAAGTATTATTTTGATGATAACGGAATAAGGCAATTAGGATTTATCACTATAAATGACAATATATTTTATTTCTCTGAATCTGGAAAAATAGAGTTAGGATACCAAAATATAAATGGTAACTATTTCTACATAGATGAAAGTGGTTTAGTTCTAATTGGAGTATTTGATACCCCAGACGGATATAAATATTTTGCACCTCTTAATACTGTAAATGATAATATTTATGGACAAGCAGTTAAATATAGTGGTTTAGTAAGGGTTAATGAGGACGTATATTATTTTGGTGAAACATATAAAATTGAAACTGGATGGATAGAAAATGAAACTGATAAATATTATTTTGATCCAGAGACTAAAAAAGCATATAAAGGCATTAATGTAGTTGATGATATAAAATATTATTTCGATGAGAATGGTATAATGAGAACAGGGCTTATATCATTTGAAAATAATAATTATTACTTCAATGAAGATGGTAAAATGCAATTTGGTTATCTAAATATAAAAGATAAAATGTTTTATTTTGGTAAAGATGGTAAAATGCAGATTGGAGTATTTAATACCCCAGATGGATTTAAATACTTTGCACATCAAAATACTTTAGATGAGAATTTTGAGGGGGAATCAATAAACTATACTGGTTGGTTAGATTTAGATGGTAAAAGATATTATTTTACAGATGAATATATAGCAGCAACTGGCTCATTGACTATTGATGGTTACAATTACTATTTTGACCCTGATACAGCTGAATTAGTAGTTAGTGAATAAATTTAATAAAATCAAAATATTGTTGATCCTATAACAATCGTAAGAGTGATTATTATGTAGAATTAGAACAATATATAAAAGTATTTTCTAAAATAAAAATTTATCCTAAAGGATGTGAGCTACTATTAATATATAGTAGTTTACATCCTTATATCTATATGAATTCTATAATAATATAATATTATTTTAATTACAAAACTAGGAGGCATTATGAATATAACAATATCTTTTTTATCAAAAAATATATTTATAAAACTAGTGATGCTAGCTATAACATTTGATACATTATTGGGATGTTT contains:
- a CDS encoding ParA family protein, giving the protein MKKISVLNIKGGVAKTTSAINLAAILSEKGNKVLVVDVDAQSNLTMSFKAYDIDALSVSDILLDKEIDIDSVIKKTEYENIDILPSNISLAFTEKKILLDVTRNQQNRLKRVLDKIEDKYDYCIIDCPPSLNMITINALVASDEVIVPIKIDKFALDGLEYLLESIDEIKEEFNPNLQFKGCFVTMDTATTVNKEIKKALKSILKDKMFNTSIRQNVSVTEASFEQIPVVHYKKNSNASKDYKDLVAEVF
- a CDS encoding N-acetylmuramoyl-L-alanine amidase family protein, which codes for MKKLVIDLGHGGSDPGAVGQNKTHEADKVLDIGKILNELLKSYDLDFKFTRLSDRNISLMERAKIANDFKADYFLSIHINSTENKSVRGVEVWQYSNENDKLNKFSSGVCEDISKIFNIRNRGVKLSKELSVLKNTKMPASLIEVDFISNIDAEKDLNVNDNIKAIALAIRNNLIKLLELELPTNDMLYKVCIGAYKDKNNAMNQVKLAKDKGFANAYII
- the tcsL gene encoding glucosylating lethal toxin TcsL, which gives rise to MNLVNKAQLQKMAYVKFRIQEDEYVAILNALEEYHNMSESSVVEKYLKLKDINNLTDNYLNTYKKSGRNKALKKFKEYLTMEVLELKNNSLTPVEKNLHFIWIGGQINDTAINYINQWKDVNSDYTVKVFYDSNAFLINTLKKTIVESATNNTLESFRENLNDPEFDYNKFYRKRMEIIYDKQKHFIDYYKSQIEENPEFIIDNIIKTYLSNEYSKDLEALNKYIEESLNKITANNGNDIRNLEKFADEDLVRLYNQELVERWNLAAASDILRISMLKEDGGVYLDVDMLPGIQPDLFKSINKPDSITNTSWEMIKLEAIMKYKEYIPGYTSKNFDMLDEEVQRSFESALSSKSDKSEIFLPLDDIKVSPLEVKIAFANNSVINQALISLKDSYCSDLVINQIKNRYKILNDNLNPSINEGTDFNTTMKIFSDKLASISNEDNMMFMIKITNYLKVGFAPDVRSTINLSGPGVYTGAYQDLLMFKDNSTNIHLLEPELRNFEFPKTKISQLTEQEITSLWSFNQARAKSQFEEYKKGYFEGALGEDDNLDFAQNTVLDKDYVSKKILSSMKTRNKEYIHYIVQLQGDKISYEASCNLFSKDPYSSILYQKNIEGSETAYYYSVADAEIKEIDKYRIPYQISNKRKIKLTFIGHGKSEFNTDTFANLDVDSLSSEIETILNLAKADISPKYIEINLLGCNMFSYSISAEETYPGKLLLKIKDRVSELMPSISQDSITVSANQYEVRINEEGKREILDHSGKWINKEESIIKDISSKEYISFNPKENKIIVKSKYLHELSTLLQEIRNNANSSDIDLEKKVMLTECEINVASNIDRQIVEGRIEEAKNLTSDSINYIKNEFKLIESISDSLYDLKHQNGLDDSHFISFEDISKTENGFRIRFINKETGNSIFIETEKEIFSEYATHISKEISNIKDTIFDNVNGKLVKKVNLDAAHEVNTLNSAFFIQSLIEYNTTKESLSNLSVAMKVQVYAQLFSTGLNTITDASKVVELVSTALDETIDLLPTLSEGLPIIATIIDGVSLGAAIKELSETNDPLLRQEIEAKIGIMAVNLTAASTAIVTSALGIASGFSILLVPLAGISAGIPSLVNNELILQDKATKVIDYFKHISLAETEGAFTLLDDKIIMPQDDLVLSEIDFNNNSITLGKCEIWRAEGGSGHTLTDDIDHFFSSPSITYRKPWLSIYDVLNIKKEKIDFSKDLMVLPNAPNRVFGYEMGWTPGFRSLDNDGTKLLDRIRDHYEGQFYWRYFAFIADALITKLKPRYEDTNVRINLDGNTRSFIVPVITTEQIRKNLSYSFYGSGGSYSLSLSPYNMNIDLNLVENDTWVIDVDNVVKNITIESDEIQKGELIENILSKLNIEDNKIILNNHTINFYGDINESNRFISLTFSILEDINIIIEIDLVSKSYKILLSGNCMKLIENSSDIQQKIDHIGFNGEHQKYIPYSYIDNETKYNGFIDYSKKEGLFTAEFSNESIIRNIYMPDSNNLFIYSSKDLKDIRIINKGDVKLLIGNYFKDDMKVSLSFTIEDTNTIKLNGVYLDENGVAQILKFMNNAKSALNTSNSLMNFLESINIKNIFYNNLDPNIEFILDTNFIISGSNSIGQFELICDKDKNIQPYFIKFKIKETSYTLYVGNRQNLIVEPSYHLDDSGNISSTVINFSQKYLYGIDRYVNKVIIAPNLYTDEINITPVYKPNYICPEVIILDANYINEKINVNINDLSIRYVWDNDGSDLILIANSEEDNQPQVKIRFVNVFKSDTAADKLSFNFSDKQDVSVSKIISTFSLAAYSDGFFDYEFGLVSLDNDYFYINSFGNMVSGLIYINDSLYYFKPPKNNLITGFTTIDGNKYYFDPTKSGAASIGEITIDGKDYYFNKQGILQVGVINTSDGLKYFAPAGTLDENLEGESVNFIGKLNIDGKIYYFEDNYRAAVEWKLLDDETYYFNPKTGEALKGLHQIGDNKYYFDDNGIMQTGFITINDKVFYFNNDGVMQVGYIEVNGKYFYFGKNGERQLGVFNTPDGFKFFGPKDDDLGTEEGELTLYNGILNFNGKIYFFDISNTAVVGWGTLDDGSTYYFDDNTAEACIGLTVINDCKYYFDDNGIRQLGFITINDNIFYFSESGKIELGYQNINGNYFYIDESGLVLIGVFDTPDGYKYFAPLNTVNDNIYGQAVKYSGLVRVNEDVYYFGETYKIETGWIENETDKYYFDPETKKAYKGINVVDDIKYYFDENGIMRTGLISFENNNYYFNEDGKMQFGYLNIKDKMFYFGKDGKMQIGVFNTPDGFKYFAHQNTLDENFEGESINYTGWLDLDGKRYYFTDEYIAATGSLTIDGYNYYFDPDTAELVVSE
- a CDS encoding ParB/RepB/Spo0J family partition protein; the protein is MAKKFSLSEGMLNGISKNTEKLSTLEAKENFKIEYIDIDNIVRNEKNFYEIVDIEDLAEDISINGLNHNLVVRPIKEGKYEIISGERRYTALKELVDKGDEKFKKVPCKISDLNDLDSEIVLIQSNAQSRELSETDKLKQVQRLTELYKLKKQKGETVGRIREIISKDTGLSPTQVGRYTTINKNLIPELKSVLEQGKLTINNASEFAVLSEENQRVILDIINSEVSISKNEANNLKNEFKRLEKEKEDLLKQREEYLKEIQKLSSENEKKSDEINKEIEKIKDELDKKYTNENIDIKDEIELKEEKLIQLENDKWELEKEKSNLIEKLNTASQNLDNEVNKIANEKAKEIATRFERDKSTIEKENKELKKELESIKQDESVISINQELKIRLKNVRREMNKVTGLMANNTIIDEVTLKEIDSLKSELEFLNEQLNIYINQGKMN
- a CDS encoding antidote-toxin recognition MazE family protein — its product is MSIEKRNLKIMFSKSGGTASKNAQVTRIALPVKWIRDLGLTVDNREVEITYDGKKIVIEPVNKKD